In Hugenholtzia roseola DSM 9546, the genomic stretch AATTTTGTGCCAAAATCCTTTGGAGCGCGATAAAATTTGGTCGTATTGGGTAGAAAATTGGGAAGCCCTGCATCAGACGGATAAGATTCTTGCCCTTTTTTCAAAACAAGAACTTAACTTATTTGAAAGTTTTTTTTCTTATCTAAAATTCGATTTTGAGAGCTATGCTCCCCTTCTGACGCACTTTTTTCACGCCCGTTGGCTGGCTTTTTTAGAAATGCAGTATCCTTTGCTTAAAAGTGTGAGTACGAAAAAAGTTTTGTTTTTAGAAGAAAAATTACAAAGTTTAATTTTAGAAAAGCAAAAAATTGCCCATCAAATTATAATCATCAAAAATCGTGAACGGATTTATAAAAACAATAGTTACAACCGTCTGGGGAATCGTCTTAGCTATCGCGATTTATTACATCAAAGTCAGAAAAAAAGACAAATTTGGTCTATAAGAAAACTTATTAAACATTTCAAAAAAGAAATTTTCAAGCTCAAACCTTGCTGGTTGGCATCACCCGAAACCGTTTCAGCTATTTTTGAGATGGAAACCACTTTCGACCTTGTTATTTTTGATGAAGCCTCACAATGTTTTGCAGAAAAGGGACTGCCCTCGATTTATAGGGGAAAACAAGTGGTGGTAGTGGGCGATGAGCAGCAACTTTCGCCTTATGATTTATACGCAGTTCGCGCCGAAGAAACGGCTGATAATGAGGAAGATAGCCCTGCACTTTCAGTGGTTTCGCTCTTAGATTTGGCAAAACAGTATCTTTCAAAGGTTGCGTTAAGGGGACATTATCGCAGTCATTTAAGCGAACTAATAGATTTTTCTAATCAACATTTTTATCAAAATAAGCTACAAGTGCTGCCTTCTTTTCAAGATTTTATGCAGTATGAGCCGCCGATTGTGGTAGAAAAGGTGGAGGGCATTTGGGAAGAGGGTAGTAATGCAGAAGAGGCGGTCGCGGTGGTTAATCTTTTAACAAGGCTTATAGAAAAAGGTAAAAAAGATATAGGAATTATTAATTTTAATATCAAACAAAAAAAATGTATTGAAACGGAAATAGAAGCGCGAAATTTGGTTCTGCCCACTTCTATTTTCATAAAAAACATTGAAAATGTGCAAGGAGATGAAAGAGAGTACATCATATTTTCGATAGGATACGCGCCTAATAGGGAAGGAAAGCTACAAGCTAAGTTTGGAAGTTTGAATTTGCAGGGGGGCGAAAAGCGGCTGAATGTAGCCATCACACGCGCAAAGAAGAAAATTTATGTCGTTACAAGTATTTTGCCGCAGCAGCTCAAAGTAGAGCAAACTGCCAACTTGGGAGCAAAATTATTAAAATCTTACTTGGAATATGCCTATCAAGTTTCTAATTATGAGTATAGAAGCAAACTACCTTTTGAAGTAAGAGAAGACTTGCCGCTCTTTCGTTTGCGTCAGCAGTGGGCTACCCATTTTCCTTTTCAAGCCGATTTACCCTTTTCCGACCTCGCTTTATTTTCAAAATCGAACCAAGTATTTAAACTTATTCGCACCGATGATGAAAAATATCACGATTTGAGTAGCAAAGCCTTTCATGCTTATTTGCCGCTATTGTGGCAGGCAAAAGGTTGGGAAAGCGAAATGCTTTGGAGTAGAAATTACGCTTTACTTTTTGAAAAAGAATATGAAAAAATAGCGACTTGGTTTCAAGTATAAAGCAAAAACCGCCTTAGAGCGTGCTGCAAAGCGGTTTTTGGAGATACAAATTTTAGTGAGTAGAGGCGCGAACTTGAATTAAGTTAGCGTGTTACGTTGTTTTTTTCTTTAAATTTTTTGATTTGTCGGCGCAACGCTTCCACAGCGTCATCGGTAGCGGCTTCAAAGCTCTCATCTGCACTTGTGGCAAAGAGCGTGCTGCCCGGCACATTGAGTCGGACTTCAATGATTTTACTTTTCTTGGGTTCTGCGCCTTTTTCAGACTTGATATATACCTCGCCATCGATGATGCCGTCATAAAAAGTTTCAAGTTTGTCCAATTTCTTTTGGATAAAAGCACTAAGCGCGTCGCTACGGTCGTTATCGACATAATTCATTTCTATTTTCATAAAGTCTGACGTTTAAGATGAATTAAAAGGTTGAATAAACAAAGTTGCATCAAGAGTGGGAAAAAATCCGTTTCTTTGCAGAGCGTACTGACTCTGGCGTTAATTTGCGCTTTTTTTTTGAGAAAACCAAATCTTAGGACATAAAATTTTAACCATTCGATAACATGCAAATCACAAAGAGCTTATTTATAGGCAGTAGCCCTGCGGAAAAAGATTGTCCTACGGCATGGCTGCCCGAATACGCCTTTATCGGACGCTCCAACGTGGGCAAATCTTCACTTATCAATCTGCTGACAGCAAACCGCCATTTGGCAAAAACATCAAGCACACCCGGAAAAACACAACTTATCAATCATTTTTTAATCAATGATTTGTGGCACTTGGTAGATTTGCCCGGCTATGGCTGGGCGAAAGTGAGCAAAACACAGCGCGAAGGCTTTGGCGAAATGATAGAAACTTATATTAGAGAGCGCAAACAGCTCGTTACGACCTTTGTTTTAGTGGATAGCCGACTTGCACCGCAAGAAATAGACCTCGCCTTTTTGGAGTTTTTGGGGGAGGCGCAACTGCCTTTTGCTTTGGTATTTACAAAAATAGATAAACTAAATTTTTCCCAATTACAGAAAAATTTGAACCATTACAAAGAAATTCTGATGGAAACTTGGGAAGAGCTACCCCCAATTTTTCAAACGTCATCGGATAAAAAACAAGGGCGTGAGGAAATTTTAAGTTACATTCAAAAATCAAATCAAATATTTGTAAAGGAAAAAAGAGAATCTTACAAAAAGATACCTTTTAAGATAAAAGGAAAATAAAGGTGTAACCGTCGCCGAGGGCGTTGCCCGTCGGCGAGGTTTTCTAAATGCCTGATGTGTATGTGAGCGTTGCCCGTCGGCGAGGTTTTTTAAATGCTAAAAGTATTTGAAATGTAAGCCACAAATTTTTTAGACCTATTTAATATATTTTTTAATAGGACATTTTTTAATAGGTTTCTTTTTGTATCCTGCGAACTTCTTTATTTTGTTTTTTATATGGGATAACCATACGCAAAGAAAAAGCATGGCGATTTAGGTTCTGTATGATTTCTTTACCTTCGCCGATAAAAAGAAAGTTGTAAGAATAAACCAAATGAAGCGCGTTTCCAGCCTTTCCCAAGAGCCTTTTTGGAGAAACACCTGCCATAAAACGCAAACCAGTATTGACTTTTTCGAAGTCGGTATGAACAGTTGCACCCAAACCAAAGGCGGCATAACCTTGCGTCCAGAAGGAAAGATTGAGTCCGTAATAGTTGTTCCAAGGCGAAAGTTGGAGCGTATCATTGCGAAACTGCCCCGTATCACCCAAAGGAAGTTGGCGAATTTCGATTTCTTCTTTAAAAGAACTATTAAAAGGCGCGACTTCTAAGCCCAAACTGGCAGCAAAAAAATGCTTGTTCCATGCCCACCTTGCCTTTGCCAAACCAATTTCGAGGACAGGACTTTTATACATTTGCAAGCCCAAAAGCAGACCGTCGGCTTGCGTTTCCTGATAGATTTGGCGCGAATCGAAGTATTCTTTTTCACTATTTTCACCACAAATTTTATAGACTTCTAAATAATTATTTCGCTGTGTGATGTCCATTAGCACCAAACTGTCCTTTGATTGTCCGTAAAATTCTAAGGTGCGCACCACTTTTCCTTTTTCATTTTGTAGAATGAGAAAAGAATCTTTTTCTATGATATAATTTCCCGTAATTTTTCTATCATAAGTAGCATATTCATATTTTTTTCCGTCTATAAAATGTAAATATTCCATCTTACAGTCGCGAAGCTCGAAAAGGGTGTCGCCTTCTGCAAAAGCCTCTATAAAGAGTGCCAAGCCCCATTTTTCGCCCGCCTTGATGCGATAACTTTCCTGATTTTCTTGTGCTGCCACTCTTGTCGTTAGGGTTAGAAAGAGAGGCAAAGTAGCTATACAAAATTGTGTAAAAAGGCGTAGGAATTGTGTTTTTTTCATTTTTTGATGCGCAAGATGCTAAAATGGTACAATAAAATAATAAGATAAAACAAAGTTATTCCTCCAAATAAGTAGAATCAGGGCGGTGCTTTCGCTGCAAATCGCGCTGTTTCTTTTCTTTTTTGAGCGTTTCCAAATCTTCTCCTTTTTGGCGATTTCTATAAACTTCGAGGGCTAACAAGATAGAAGCCACCATCGATTCTTCGCTGGCGATATTTTTTCCTGCAATATCGTAGGCAGTGCCATGGTCGGGCGAAGTGCGGATAATGGGCAATCCTGCGGTAAAATTCACGCCATTGTGGAAGGCAAGGGTCTTGAAGGGAATCAGCCCTTGGTCGTGATACATGCCCAAAATGCCGTCAAATTTTTTATGGAGTTGCTTTCCAAAAAAACCGTCGGCGGGGTAGCTGCCATAAATGAGCAATCCTTTTTGTCGCAATTCTTCTATTGTAGGATTGATAATTTCGAGTTCTTCCCTGCCTAAAAGTCCCTCTTCGCCTGCGTGTGGGTTAAGCCCCAAAATGGCGATTTTGGGCTTTTCTATGCCAAAATCATAGCGCAAGGAATGTACCATTATTTCTACCTTTTGTATAATTTTTTCTCTATTTACACACTTAGGGACTTCGGCAAGGGGAATGTGTCCTGTCAAGACCCCCACTCTTAGGGTTTCGCTGACCAGAAACATAAGGCTTTCGGCAGTATTAAATTTTTGTGTAAAAAATTCGGTATGCCCTGCAAATTTGAACTTATCTGATTGGATATTGGACTTATTGATGGGTGCAGTAACGAGAGCCTCGATGCGCTTGGCTTGCAGGGCTTGTACGGCAGCTTGCAAAGATTCAAGAGCCGCCTTTCCGCCTTGGGGCGTAACTTTGCCAAACTCTATGTCTACATTTTTATCAGCACAACAGTTGAATACGTTAATTTTATGTGGATTTACACTATTTTCCTGCCAATAATTAAATTGATGATAAGCGAAATCATAGCCAAATGTTTTCTTGTACTTAGCCAGCCATTTGGCAGAGCCAAAAATAATAGGCGTGCAGAGGGTATTGAAGCGGTTTTCAGATAAAGCCTTCATGATAACCTCCATGCCTATACCGTTGATGTCGCCGATAGTAATGCCAATGCGCGGTTTTTTGGGAGCGTTCATTAGTTTTGATTTTAAAGTAAAAAACAAAGACTTTAAACCCCAAGAGCCTCGCAATCTCTTAGGGTTTTTGGGTCAGATGGCGTTAGAGTGGGATATTGCCGTGTTTCTTTTTGGGCAAAGTCGCCACTTTATTTTCGAGCATCTTGAAGGCGCGGATAAGTTTTTGGCGCGTTTCTTCGGGTAGGATAACTTCGTCGATGTAGCCTCTATGTGCGGCGCGGTAGGGATTGGCAAATTTGCGATTGTACTCTGCCTCCTTTTCTTTGAGTTTTTCGGCAGGGTCTTGGGCTTCGCTAATCTCTTTTCGGAAGATAATTTCGGCTGCCCCTTTTGCACCCATAACGGCAATTTCGGCGTTGGGGAAGGCAAAATTCATATCTGCGCCGATATGCTTCGAGTTCATGACATCATACGCCCCCCCGTAGGCTTTGCGCGTGATGACGGTAATGCGCGGCACAGTGGCTTCGCAAAAGGCATAGAGCAATTTTGCGCCGTTGGTGATAATGGCGTTCCATTCTTGGTCGGTGCCGGGAAGGAAGCCGGGTACATCTTCAAAGACCAAAAGTGGAACATTGAAGCTATCGCAAAAACGAACAAAACGCGCTGCCTTTTTGCTGGCGTTGATGTCGAGGCACCCTGCCAAATGTGCAGGCTGATTTGCCACAATTCCGATACTACGCCCTGCCAAACGTGCAAAACCTACCAAAATATTTTCGGCATAGTCTTTATGAATTTCGAAAAAAGAACCCTCATCGACGGTAGTTTCTATCACCTCGCGCATGTCGTAGGGTTTATTAGGGTCTAAGGGTACAATTTGATTCAGGGCAGGACGGCTTTCGTCAGCGGCTTGGTAGGGATAGGTAGGCGCGTCTTCTTCGCAATTTTGGGGAATGTAGGAAAGCAGTTTTTTGATGTTTTCGATACACTCGACCTCATTGGCACAAGAGAGATGTGAAACGCCACTTTTGCTCGCATGGGTATTTGCCCCTCCCAATTCTTCCGAAGTTACGGTTTCGTGTGTTACGGTCTTGACCACATTAGGACCCGTAACAAACATATAAGAGGTATTTTCTACCATCATAATAAAATCGGTAATGGCAGGCGAATAGACCGCTCCACCTGCACACGGACCCATGATGGCAGAAATTTGTGGCACAACGCCCGAAGCTAAGGTATTTCTATAAAAAATATCGGCATAACCTGCCAAAGAAACCACACCTTCCTGAATCCTTGCGCCCCCAGAGTCGTTGAGTCCGATAAGCGGTGCGCCATTTTTCATTGCCATATCCATGATTTTGCAGACCTTTTCGGCGTGTGCTTCGGAAAGCGACCCCCCAAAGACGGTAAAATCTTGCGAAAAGACATAGACAAGCCGTCCAGAAATGGTGCCATAGCCCGTAATGACACTATCGCCCAAGTAATATTCTTTGTCTAAGCCAAAATCTTTGCAGCGGTGCATCACAAAACGCCCAATTTCTTCGAAAGAGCCTTTGTCTAAGAGTAGCTCGATGCGCTCGCGTGCGGTGAGTTTGCCTTTTTTGTGTTGGGCTTCGATACGCGCCTTTCCGCCTGCAAGCAAGGCTTCGCTATTTTTTCGCGCCAAGACCTCTTGTGGGGTTTGGGCAGGGCTATTTGGTTCGGTGTTCATCATATTTTGGGAGGAAATAATGGGAAAACGTAAAGGGTTGTGGGTGCAAATTTGAGAGCAGAAACATTCCCAAAGCAAACAGCCAAGTATCACTTTCGGATAAAAACAAGGCTTTTGGCAAAGATACACAATTTGAAGCAATCTAAAACTGTTGGCGATTGTTTCCTACCCAAAAGCGCAGTAATGTTAAATTCTAATTCCGAATCTAAACCCTAAGGGTCTTGAAGACCCTTAGGGTTTAAGTGCAAATTTTATTTCGTGTCAAATTCGACAACACAAGGCTTTTCAGAATTTAATATCACTACCCAAAAGCGGCTTTCAGGGCAGCGCAGCCGTAGGCTTATGAATGGGCTTCTGGTAGAAAATCTGCCCCAATTAGAGAAAAAAGCGTACCTTTGCCTTTTCAAAACCTATCTCTCTCTTTCTTTTGTTGTTCTTATGGAAACCAAAAAACAGGTCAAGTATATCTTTGTTACAGGGGGCGTAACCTCTTCGTTGGGGAAGGGTATCGTTTCGGCTTCGCTTGCCAAACTTTTGCAGGCACGCGGACTTTCAGTTACGATTCAAAAATTTGACCCTTATCTGAATATAGACCCCGGCACGCTCAACCCTTATGAGCATGGCGAGTGTTATGTAACCGAAGATGGCGCGGAAACCGACTTAGACTTAGGACACTATGAACGCTTTTTGAACATTCCTACTTCGCAGGCAAACAACATCACGACAGGCAGGATTTATTTTTCCGTCATCAGCAAAGAAAGACGAGGCGATTATTTGGGCAAAACCGTACAGGTAATTCCACACATTACAGACGAAATCAAACACAACTTCTACGCCTTAGGTGAAACGGGCAAATACGACATCGTCATTACCGAAATCGGCGGCTGTGTAGGCGATATAGAATCGCTACCTTTTATCGAGGCAGTAAGGCAGGCACGTTGGGAATTGGGGTCAGAAAATACCTTAGTAATCCATCTTACCTTAGTGCCTTATCTAAAAGCGGCAGGCGAACTCAAAACCAAGCCGACTCAACACTCTGTCAAGATGCTTTCCGAAGAGGGGATTCACCCCGACATTTTAGTCTGTCGCACTGAATATACGCTACCTGTGGATATTCGCAAAAAAATCGCGCTCTTTTGCAACGTCGACCTCAAATCGGTCATAGAATCTATTGATGCCGAATCTATTTATGATGTGCCACTGCTGATGCGTCGCGAACATTTAGACGACATTGTGTTAGATAAATTGGGCATCAAAAACGAAATTAAGCCTGACCTAACCGAGTGGAAGCATTTTTTGGGCAAACTCAAAAATCCTACCGAGCAGGTCAATATCGCCTTAGTAGGCAAATACGTAGAACTGCCCGATGCCTACAAATCTATTGTAGAAGCCTTTATCCATGGCGGGGTAGCCAATGAATGTGAGGTCAAATTGCGCTGGATTCGCTCGGAAGACCTCGCCGAAACGGAAGAGTTTGAGAAGCACTTTAAAAATATTGATGC encodes the following:
- the hpf gene encoding ribosome hibernation-promoting factor, HPF/YfiA family, producing the protein MKIEMNYVDNDRSDALSAFIQKKLDKLETFYDGIIDGEVYIKSEKGAEPKKSKIIEVRLNVPGSTLFATSADESFEAATDDAVEALRRQIKKFKEKNNVTR
- the yihA gene encoding ribosome biogenesis GTP-binding protein YihA/YsxC, with amino-acid sequence MQITKSLFIGSSPAEKDCPTAWLPEYAFIGRSNVGKSSLINLLTANRHLAKTSSTPGKTQLINHFLINDLWHLVDLPGYGWAKVSKTQREGFGEMIETYIRERKQLVTTFVLVDSRLAPQEIDLAFLEFLGEAQLPFALVFTKIDKLNFSQLQKNLNHYKEILMETWEELPPIFQTSSDKKQGREEILSYIQKSNQIFVKEKRESYKKIPFKIKGK
- the pdxA gene encoding 4-hydroxythreonine-4-phosphate dehydrogenase PdxA, encoding MNAPKKPRIGITIGDINGIGMEVIMKALSENRFNTLCTPIIFGSAKWLAKYKKTFGYDFAYHQFNYWQENSVNPHKINVFNCCADKNVDIEFGKVTPQGGKAALESLQAAVQALQAKRIEALVTAPINKSNIQSDKFKFAGHTEFFTQKFNTAESLMFLVSETLRVGVLTGHIPLAEVPKCVNREKIIQKVEIMVHSLRYDFGIEKPKIAILGLNPHAGEEGLLGREELEIINPTIEELRQKGLLIYGSYPADGFFGKQLHKKFDGILGMYHDQGLIPFKTLAFHNGVNFTAGLPIIRTSPDHGTAYDIAGKNIASEESMVASILLALEVYRNRQKGEDLETLKKEKKQRDLQRKHRPDSTYLEE
- a CDS encoding acyl-CoA carboxylase subunit beta, yielding MMNTEPNSPAQTPQEVLARKNSEALLAGGKARIEAQHKKGKLTARERIELLLDKGSFEEIGRFVMHRCKDFGLDKEYYLGDSVITGYGTISGRLVYVFSQDFTVFGGSLSEAHAEKVCKIMDMAMKNGAPLIGLNDSGGARIQEGVVSLAGYADIFYRNTLASGVVPQISAIMGPCAGGAVYSPAITDFIMMVENTSYMFVTGPNVVKTVTHETVTSEELGGANTHASKSGVSHLSCANEVECIENIKKLLSYIPQNCEEDAPTYPYQAADESRPALNQIVPLDPNKPYDMREVIETTVDEGSFFEIHKDYAENILVGFARLAGRSIGIVANQPAHLAGCLDINASKKAARFVRFCDSFNVPLLVFEDVPGFLPGTDQEWNAIITNGAKLLYAFCEATVPRITVITRKAYGGAYDVMNSKHIGADMNFAFPNAEIAVMGAKGAAEIIFRKEISEAQDPAEKLKEKEAEYNRKFANPYRAAHRGYIDEVILPEETRQKLIRAFKMLENKVATLPKKKHGNIPL
- a CDS encoding CTP synthase; the encoded protein is METKKQVKYIFVTGGVTSSLGKGIVSASLAKLLQARGLSVTIQKFDPYLNIDPGTLNPYEHGECYVTEDGAETDLDLGHYERFLNIPTSQANNITTGRIYFSVISKERRGDYLGKTVQVIPHITDEIKHNFYALGETGKYDIVITEIGGCVGDIESLPFIEAVRQARWELGSENTLVIHLTLVPYLKAAGELKTKPTQHSVKMLSEEGIHPDILVCRTEYTLPVDIRKKIALFCNVDLKSVIESIDAESIYDVPLLMRREHLDDIVLDKLGIKNEIKPDLTEWKHFLGKLKNPTEQVNIALVGKYVELPDAYKSIVEAFIHGGVANECEVKLRWIRSEDLAETEEFEKHFKNIDAILVAPGFGDRGIVGKINAVRYARERKIPFLGICLGMQMAVIEYARNVLGWENAHSTEMMAESPYPVIDLMPTQKAITDKGGTMRLGAYTCQIAPNSLAQQVYQKSEIRERHRHRYEFNNDFRQELEQAGLKASGINPETQLVEIVELDTQTHPFFIGVQYHPELKSTVAAPHPLFSAFVKAALQYKQQLQEK